From Hydractinia symbiolongicarpus strain clone_291-10 chromosome 12, HSymV2.1, whole genome shotgun sequence, one genomic window encodes:
- the LOC130622152 gene encoding nucleotidyltransferase MB21D2-like has product MEMDDERKKHEGKMNRLVEMANAQIKKNVKNSEVQKVERVEKLGQQEREDANRKPRFDVVSGVGYTQILDAMSHYYADIEYNTLPLSDQQLEFYTTFVKEVLLPRIAEKDCRFQFKEIIQSGSFKENTVINKKTYCQNYIEHEFDFMLCMKDFNYDSVIIINSHESAFKKIALVGDDMPLWREWCEVIDNENLLMPEKIMHAFEDAVKGVMEELMAQEKGLASGCIETSRNGPAVTCEFDIARLPLEMQSPYEEDERSIIQRKAGLNVINNWSIDLVLCLPTNINLGSQFNFESTSQFWPSKMLKEIILSMPLLLVPKTHETSQETWRVSTSPAELLLAKDIKQNYPLVAQCWIIMKAVMKTHLYKPKCVTSYILKSVVFQLLDHIPPDYLTKQTSPEFVLGILDAFVIGLGQRFFPHYFNKSINLLSSTLEHKDLDALLKICMQVRLQPDYYVRTTPNCDTYFTDLL; this is encoded by the exons ATGGAGATGGatgatgaaagaaaaaaacacgaAGGCAAGATGAATAGGTTGGTGGAAATGGCCAATGCacaaatcaagaaaaatgtaaaaaacagtgAAGTGCAGAAG gTAGAAAGAGTTGAAAAGCTTGGTCAACAGGAAAGAGAAGATGCAAACAGGAAACCACGTTTTGATGTCGTATCAGGTGTAGGTTACACTCAAATACTCGATGCTATGTCACACTATTATGCTGATATAGAATACAATACTCTCCCACTATCTGACCAACAATTGGAGTTCTACACTACTTTTGTTAAGGAAGTCCTTCTCCCTCGCATTGCTGAGAAAGATTGCAGGTTTCAGTTTAAGGAAATTATCCAGTCTGggagttttaaagaaaatacagTGATTAACAAAAAAACCTATTGCCAGAACTACATAGAACACGAATTTGATTTTATGTTATGTATGAAAGATTTTAATTATGACTCGGTAATAATTATCAATAGTCATGAAAGTGCATTCAAAAAAATCGCTTTAGTTGGGGATGACATGCCATTATGGAGAGAATGGTGCGAAGTGATTGACAATGAAAACTTGTTAATGCCAGAGAAAATTATGCACGCTTTTGAGGATGCTGTGAAAGGGGTCATGGAAGAATTGATGGCTCAAGAAAAAGGCTTAGCATCTGGATGTATTGAAACAAGCAGAAATGGACCTGCCGTAACTTGTGAATTTGATATAGCAAGACTACCATTGGAAATGCAATCACCTTATGAGGAAGACGAAAGAAGCATTATTCAGCGGAAAGCTGGCCTCAACGTTATCAATAATTGGAGTATAGACCTTGTTCTTTGTCTCCCCACTAATATAAACTTAGGTAGTCAATTTAACTTCGAATCAACATCACAGTTTTGGCCTTCAAAGATGTTGAAGGAAATTATCTTGTCAATGCCTCTTTTACTTGTTCcgaaaacgcatgaaacttcaCAGGAAACATGGCGAGTTTCTACGTCACCTGCTGAATTACTTTTAGCAAAAGATATCAAGCAAAACTACCCTTTAGTAGCTCAGTGCTGGATCATTATGAAAGCTGTGATGAAAACACACCTTTATAAGCCGAAGTGCGTCACTTCATATATATTGAAAAGTGTGGTTTTCCAGCTGCTAGATCATATACCGCCAGATTACTTAACTAAGCAAACCTCGCCTGAGTTTGTGTTGGGTATCTTAGATGCTTTTGTTATTGGCTTAGGGCAGAGATTTTTTCCTCATTATTTCAACAAGTCTATTAATCTCTTGTCTTCAACTTTGGAGCACAAAGATTTAGATGCACTGTTAAAAATCTGCATGCAGGTCAGATTACAGCCTGATTATTACGTGAGAACAACTCCTAACTGTGATACTTACTTTACTGATCTgttataa